Proteins co-encoded in one Papaver somniferum cultivar HN1 chromosome 5, ASM357369v1, whole genome shotgun sequence genomic window:
- the LOC113279735 gene encoding uncharacterized protein LOC113279735 — MEKGGPSRTSEVKVKGPKKKVVVASQQGSTTKEGNSVQRKVSSAISMKQLARSRGNNVKVKAPLVEPSQTTPQVVVRGEKKTVYIDVGLGISPHIDEECNYIRPTHIIYKNYMHYLPHFIHEYVKSTDDVSGDGNCGYHVFLDQLGSFADDARSWKVEQITYVREKCLLELRCSPDFYKRMMRFERDEAGAVLKERFEAFERRLKVNTKLTSEYWMRIPICGYRLANAFHCVIHSISYADSATYAPTRSTFTDDESTRIVTMGFVSMSHFIGLQLKEESLLPPLRRGDGGDNEISLGWCARFEERFELWKALKLSRDAPCILMTSDEDDYETSNDDDYE, encoded by the coding sequence ATGGAAAAAGGCGGACCAAGCCGAACTAGTGAAGTGAAGGTAAAAGGCCCCAAGAAGAAGGTGGTTGTGGCATCCCAACAaggttcaacaacaaaagaaggtaATAGCGTCCAAAGAAAAGTTAGTAGTGCAATTAGTATGAAGCAATTAGCGAGAAGCCGAGGTAATAATGTCAAAGTAAAAGCACCATTGGTCGAACCATCGCAAACCACCCCACAAGTAGTTGTTCGTGGTGAGAAAAAGACGGTTTACATAGACGTAGGATTAGGTATATCACCCCATATAGATGAGGAATGCAATTATATCCGACCTACGCATataatatacaaaaattacatgcaTTATTTACCACATTTTATTCATGAATATGTCAAGTCCACCGATGATGTTTCGGGGGACggaaattgtggttaccatgtgtTCCTAGATCAACTTGGATCCTTTGCGGATGATGCAAGATCTTGGAAGGTAGAACAAATTACTTATGTAAgggaaaagtgtttgcttgaattacGGTGTTCCCCGGATTTCTATAAGCGGATGATGAGATTCGAAAGGGATGAAGCGGGGGCGGTGCTAAAAGAGAGGTTCGAAGCATTTGAACGGCGTTTAAAGGTCAACACTAAATTGACAagtgaatattggatgagaattcCAATATGTGGCTATCGACTCGCCAACGCATTTCATTGCGTTATTCATTCCATCTCCTATGCCGATAGTGCTACATACGCACCAACAAGATCAACTTTTACCGATGATGAATCAACAAGGATAGTCACCATGGGGTTTGTGAGCATGAGCCATTTTATCGGCCTCCAATTGAAAGAAGAATCCCTATTACCTCCATTAAGGAGGGGAGATGGTGGTGACAATGAAATATCATTGGGTTGGTGTGCTAGGTTTGAAGAAAGATTTGAATTGTGGAAAGCATTGAAGTTGTCAAGGGATGCTCCTTGTATACTAATGACTTCCGATGAGGATGATTATGAGACTTCCAATGATGATGACTATGAGTAA